In Sphingobacteriales bacterium, one genomic interval encodes:
- a CDS encoding MerR family transcriptional regulator, with translation MKNEQNTLILCFRKKTKVSYSIKDLERLTGIKAHTIRIWEKRYHILNPDRKPTNIRQYQDEDLKKILNVAILNQSGIKISKIAGNSDKKIAEMVEALKVSSQAHQIRINSLVKAMIDLNEDDFLKVLNDSSLQYGFETTVIELIFPFLDKVGVLWQTGNILPVHEHFISNLIRQKLIVAIDNIVLDKSKIKGTILMFLPEGEYHEFGLLFYYYLSKKHNFNVFYMGQSSPYNDILSVSEKIKPDRIITAFVSSFHDLNPQRYIQKLASDFQQAKIGVSGYFAGTISGNLPSNVFLLKSVSDLIQFFE, from the coding sequence ATGAAAAATGAACAAAACACTTTAATTTTGTGTTTCAGAAAAAAAACAAAAGTGAGTTATTCAATAAAAGATCTGGAGAGGCTGACAGGTATAAAAGCCCATACCATCAGAATTTGGGAGAAAAGGTACCATATTTTAAACCCTGATAGAAAACCTACGAATATCAGGCAGTATCAGGATGAAGACCTTAAGAAGATTTTAAATGTTGCGATTCTGAACCAATCGGGCATAAAAATTTCGAAAATTGCCGGAAATTCCGATAAGAAGATAGCCGAAATGGTGGAGGCGCTGAAGGTAAGCTCACAGGCGCATCAGATCAGAATAAATTCACTCGTTAAGGCCATGATCGACCTGAATGAGGATGATTTTCTGAAGGTACTTAACGACAGCTCATTGCAATACGGTTTTGAAACCACTGTAATTGAGCTGATTTTCCCTTTTCTTGATAAGGTAGGTGTTTTATGGCAGACAGGAAACATCCTCCCCGTACATGAGCATTTCATTTCCAATCTGATACGTCAGAAACTCATTGTTGCGATAGACAACATAGTGTTGGACAAGTCAAAAATCAAAGGGACTATTCTGATGTTTTTACCCGAAGGCGAATACCATGAATTCGGTCTGCTGTTTTATTATTACCTGTCGAAAAAACATAATTTTAATGTATTTTACATGGGGCAGTCTTCTCCTTACAATGATATATTATCGGTAAGCGAAAAAATAAAACCTGACCGGATTATCACAGCATTTGTTTCTTCTTTTCATGATTTAAATCCTCAGAGATATATTCAGAAATTAGCATCAGATTTTCAGCAGGCAAAAATTGGCGTGTCAGGTTATTTTGCCGGAACCATTTCGGGCAATTTACCTTCAAATGTGTTCCTGCTGAAATCGGTTTCCGATTTAATTCAATTTTTTGAATAA
- a CDS encoding sigma-70 family RNA polymerase sigma factor: MTAKEFNHYILSFQDQLKYFALSLTSNHDDANDLFQETYLKALVNREKLSNHDNLKAWLYTIMRNIFINNYRRTFKSNVKIEKTEEPFGAGLPESENMINGDAEFSYNEIESVIDRLQPELRETFRMYVAGYKYKEIAEEQDIVIGTVKSRIFNARQRLMTDLKDYLN; this comes from the coding sequence ATGACAGCAAAAGAGTTCAATCATTACATTTTAAGTTTTCAGGATCAGCTGAAATACTTTGCATTAAGTCTGACAAGCAATCATGATGATGCCAACGACTTATTTCAGGAAACCTATCTGAAAGCACTTGTCAACAGGGAAAAACTCAGTAATCATGATAATCTGAAAGCATGGCTCTATACCATTATGCGAAATATTTTTATCAATAATTACAGAAGAACATTCAAATCGAATGTTAAAATAGAAAAAACAGAAGAGCCTTTTGGTGCCGGGTTACCTGAATCAGAAAATATGATAAACGGGGATGCAGAGTTTTCTTACAATGAAATCGAATCGGTGATCGACCGTCTTCAGCCTGAACTTAGAGAAACTTTCAGAATGTATGTGGCAGGCTATAAATATAAGGAAATTGCTGAAGAACAGGATATTGTCATCGGAACGGTAAAAAGCAGGATATTCAATGCCCGTCAGCGGTTAATGACTGATCTGAAGGATTATTTGAACTGA